The genomic window GTGTTCGATCAGAGCCAAAACCCTTGCTCCGGGTCGCCGAGGTATCTTTACCGAGCGTCTACTCGGCTGACGATACGGCAGCGACCGGTGCATACTCAGAGCACGAGTATCCAGGAGGACGGCATGCAGATCCGAGCGATGCTCCCGGCCATGGTTGCGCCAGGTGATGTCCAGACGGCGCGGCCGGAAGATTCCGGTAGACGTGCTGACGCCGCGATGCGCGTTCTACGTGATCTGATTCCGTGGGATGGTTATGCGTTGACTGCCTGGGACGCAGGATCGGGAACCCATCGGCACGCCACCTTGGCCAGCGAAGGCTACACAGCAGCACTCGACGAACACATGAACGATGCATTCGTAGACGGCAATCCGGGGTTCCAGTTGTTGCATACCCAGGTACCCCACGCACTTCGTTGGTTGGATTTGCAACGAGATTGGCACATACCGTTCGCAGAGACCCAGTCAGCCGAAGGGTTCCTGATTCCCGCGGGGTTCAGGGAGGGCGCAACCATGTGCCTGAGATTGCCCAGCGGCCGGTACACCGGCGCACTTCACGTGAGCTGGGCGCACGCCAAGGACGCAAGTGACGAGGCTCTGCGGGTGATCGAGAGTTTTCGGCCGCTACTCGCGGACATTTGCGATCTGTTGGGAAGCGCGCATGGCGCTGCCCAGCGTGCTGGAAGTGCATCGCATGCCGTGCTTGTTACCGATACTGGCGCGTTGTCCGAGCTGCCCGGCTACACGGCAGGACAGATTCTCGGGGAACGGGCGCGCCCGTGGTTAGCGTCGGTAGCACTGAGGTGGGCCGGCCGTCCTGCGCAGTATTTGTGGGCAGAACCGGACGGTTCCTGTCATCGGATCGAACTGTCGGTCGGATCCGGAACCAGCGTGGTGGTCGTAGAACGCCAGACGCAGTGGCCGCTTGGACTGAGCTGTCGAGAAGTGCAGATCCTTCACTGGGTCACCAAGGGCTACTCGAACCCACAGATTGCAAAACAGTTGTTCATCAGCCCCCGAACCGTCTCGACCCATGTCGAGCATCTCCTCGTGAAACTCGGCAGCCAGTCGCGGGTGCAGCTTGCCGCCATTGCAGTCGAGGCAGGTCTGTTGCTCGCCAGCGAGATGTGACGACCGCTGAGCGCGGTTCCCGACAGTGGAGCGTTGCTCTGCGTTCGGTGGCGAAGCTTCGCCTGCCTGGATGATCCCGCCAGTATCCTTGTTAGGGAATAGTTTTGGTCCTGTGATGCCCTTTTCGACGGGTGGAATCTCATCCGTACTCATTTGCAGGATACGTCAACTGACCGATGTTCAGAGTGCCTCTGCAGTTCATACGCTCTTCACCTAGCCGTACACGACGGTCGCCATGACAACGACCCGCTGAGACGAAGAGGTAGAAGTGAAACGCACCGATATGTTCCGGCGGTCCTTACCTGAGAACGGCGTGTTCATTGCGTTGTTCGCTGTGGTAAATGCGATCGCGCTATTGCCCCCTGTTTACATCGCATTGTCACGCCAGCACGGTTTGGTGTTCGGGCTGCCAGTGTCGGTGTGGTATTTGATCTTGGTGTCTGCCGCTGCAATCGCGGCGACCACAGGGCTCTGGGTCTCCGAGTGTCGACGAGGGGTTGTCGACTGATGATCATCACGTTCGGCGCCTTGAGCGTCTTTTTCCTACTGATCGTGGGTGTCCTTCATGTCTCCAAGACCCGGCGAAGTGTTGCAACGTTCAGTAACTATGCAGTCGGGGAGCGTTCGTTCAGTAGTTGGTTCGTTTCGATGGCGTACACCAATTCTTGGTGGCCTGGATCGACATTCACGGCGGTGTTCGGCCTGACAGTTGCCAGCGGGGTGATCGGTTTGTACTTTCTCGTCTACTCCGTCCTCGGTGTTCTCGCGATGTACTTCATCGCGCGGCCAGTATGGAAGTGGGGCAAAAAGTTCGATCTTCGCACCCAGGCCGACCTTCTGGACCTGCGGTACGACAGCCGGGCTCTGAAGCTGATCGGAAGTGCCATCAGCGTCGTCGCTCTCGTCCCTTGGCTGGTCCTGGGTCTCATAGCAATGGGGGCGGTAATTCAGTGGGCATCGCTTGGGAAACTTTCCGATGCCGATTCCATCCTGATCGGGATCGCGGTGCTGGTCGTGCGTCAGTTCTGGACGGTCCAGATGGGCATGAGAGGTCTCATAGTTACCGACATGGTCCAAGGCGTTGTTGCCTACATCGGCTCAGCTGTTCTGTGCCTGGGTCTGCTGTTCTTCTACTTCGGCGGCGTGTCGAACATCGGGCAGTTGACCGACTCGCAACTGAGTTTGCCCGGCTTCGGTTCAGCCGAAGGCGGCCTCTACTACTTCGGCATCGTGGCGGCCGGAATCATCGGAAGCCTATGCTGGCCGATGATTTTCACCCGTATCTACACGGCGGCAAGTGTCCGTGAGGTCAAGAAGGGTTCACTTCAGACGATGGCGATAGGCTTCGTATTCTGTGTGCTCCTCATGCTCGTCGCGCTGTGCGCCGCACCGCTTTCGTTCGCCGCGGCGAACCCGGTCTCGTCATTTTTCGCGTTGTCGCAGAACGCCGGTGGTACGTGGTTGCTGGCCGCTGCGCTCGTCATAGTGTTCGCCGCAGGAATGGGCTTCGTCGACGGCGTCACCCAAGCCATCGGCACTCAAGTTGCGAACGACATCGTCGCCGTCGTTCATCCACTGAGGGACAAGCAGGAGCTCTATCTCGCGAAGGCCGCGATGGCTGTCACCGCAGTGATCGCCGCAGTGATCGCTTACAGAATCTATGATTCGCCCAACCTGGCGGGCGTTACACAATTGGCCTACCAAGCCATCATCCAATTGGCGGTGCCGATTTTCGGCGGACTTGTCTGGCGCCGGGGCAACCGAGACGGCGCCATAGCGGGCCTGCTCGTCGGTGCGGCGATCGCGCTCGCGCTGACTGTTCCCTACATGGACAACGGCGGCGCAGTGCCGTGGCTCGAAGGACTGGGTTCCGGCCTCGTCGGTCTGGTCGTCAATCTGCTGGTCTTCGTGATCGTCAGCCTTGTTCGACCGAGCGACCGGACAGAGTTGGACCGAGTCGATCAGCTCTTCCGGTCGGCGCGCGAGCAAGCTCCGGACCCGGTTCCTGCGGTCAGAGCGCCGTCGCTGTAGCCCATCTTTACCCGAACTGCTTCTGCAACAAAAGGATAGATTCGATGAGTGCGTCAGAACAAACCATAGCCGTACCCCACCTGGGTGGTTCGCTGATAGGGGCGACCTTCGGGCGCCCGTACAACCCGGAGCTGCCGACCGTGGTCATGATTAATTCGTACACGACATCCGCAGAGCTCTATCGCCCTCAGTTTTCCGATTCCGCATTGAACGACGCCGTCAATCTGTTGGCGTTGGAACCTTACGGTCACGGCCGAACACGATCGACATACCAGCACTTCACCTACTGGGACAGCGCAATCGCGAACCTACAGGTACTTGCTGCGCTGGACATTTCCTCGGCATTCGTGCTGGGCACTTCGCAGGGCGGTTGGATTGCCACGCGCATGGCTCTGTTAGCACCTGAGGTGGTGCAGGGGCTGATCCCCTTGGGCACATCCATGGATATCGAAAGTCAGCGCAGCCGCGACCTCGGATGCTGGGACGGGCCCGCGTTCTGCTCGCCGTACATCGACTCCTACGCGGAAACTGTCGACGATAACTGGTTGGTACCTGATGATTTCGTGGACTCGACATTCGACGCTGCGTTGGGCGGCTTGTCCCCGGAAGAGCGAGCGTCGTGGCTCGAGATCTACCGAACAAACTATGCTGGGGATGCCGGCCGGCATCGGTTGCGGCTGTGCACGGTCAATCTCCGTGATCGCGACGGGCTGTACGGACGGCTCGACGAAGTGACGCAACCAGTCCTCTGGCTGCACGGCACCTCCGACCAGGTTTACTCGGTCGCAAACGCGGAGCAGGAGATCAAACTGCTCACTCGTTCGAGAGAAGCCCGTCTCGAGACCATCTCGGGCGGACACCACTTCTTGAGTGCCTCCAAGCCCGCCGAGGTCAACGCTGCCGTACTCGATTTCATCGGTCAGTGGTCATGACGTCTGCGACCAACGACCAGCAGGTGACGACCGTGCAAGAACTACTGTTCGACAAGAGAACCGAAGCCAACGACATCTCGCTGAAGGCGATGCTGAATGCCGATCCTGTTCTGATCGATGTGGTTCCGGCACTCGACGCACTTCCTGGCATGACTCGTCGAACGATTCTCACTTCTGGAGCGCCCCTGCCTTGGTCTGCCTACGAAGGGGGTCAGCGTCGGGCGATACTCGGAGCGGCACTGTTCGAGGGGCTCGCCGACTCGTTCGAGGAGGCAGATGCCCGACTGACCGACGGAGATATCCTCGTCAGGCCCTGTCACGACTTCGGGTGCGTGGGCTCGGTGACCGGGGTGACTTCGGCGTCGATGCCCGTCCTCGTCGTCGAAGACAAGGTGTCGGGATCACGTGGTCATTGCGTTCTCTACGAAGGAGGCGCTCGAGAGAGGCTGACCTACGGGGTCTGGAACGAGGCCGTGCACCGACAACTCGTGTGGATCAAGGATGTGCTCGGTCCCATCCTGTCTGCGGCGTTGCGGTATGGAGGCGGGGTACGAGTCAGTCCGATCATTCGTCGTGCGCTCGGGATGGGGGATGATCTGCACAGTCGTAACACGGCGGCGACAGCCGTTCTCTTCCAACAGTTGTACGGGCCCATTTTGGATGCCGAGGGTTCGAGCGGGGCCGCGCGCGAGGTACTCGACTTCCTGAGCCGAAACGACCTGTTCTTCTTGCATGTTGCCATGGCGACAGGCAAGAGCATCGCCGACGCTGCGGTCGGTACGCCGCACAGCAGCATTGTGACCGCAATGGCGCTGAACGAGAGAGAGTTCGCGATTCGAACTGCCGGAACCGGCAAGCGATGGTTCCGCGCACCGATTCCACCCTTGCGCGCCAAATATTTCGACGGAATCACCGCCGAGGACACGGCGTTCATGGGTGGAGAGAGCTTGATCACCGAGACCGTTGGGCTCGGAGGGCTCTCCGCGGCCGCCGCTTTCTCTCTGCAGGACTACAGCGGGGGATCAGCGGAATCCATGGTCGAGACCACGCTGGCCATGTACGGAATAACACACACCGAGCATCCTCAGTGGCGGATTCCTTCGCTCGCATTCCGAGGTGCCCCATTCGGAATCGACGCGGCGCGTGTGGCGTCCACGTCGGTGACTCCGAGAATCCACATGGGTGCTGCTTTACGCGGCGGCGGACACGCGGGCGCTGGTTTGCTCATTGCGCCTGTCGAACCTTTCCTCGAGGCCCTCGAGGCCCTCGATGCCCAGGCAGCGACGGCACCGTGACGGACGGTCCGCGTTCGGCCAGCCGGGAAAGACTCGTCGACGGCTACTTTGCCCGAAGGACCATAGCGGATCTTGCTGCGGATCTTCGGGCTCGCCGGGTTTCCTCCCGCGACCTGGTCGGCATCGCGCTCGAGGAGGCGGAGCGCTCGCAGTCGGCGATCAACGCCTTCGTCACCATCGATCGTGACGGTGCTTGTGCTACTGCCGCCGAGGCGGATCGAGAGCTGGCTTACGGCGTCGATCGTGGTGTGCTGCACGGCGTGCCCATGGCGGTGAAGGACATGATCGATGTTCGAGGCCAGCCGACAACGGCCGGTTCGCGTCACTTCGCGAATCGAATTGCAGATCGAGACGCCGGATCTGTCGCACGCCTTAGGCGCGCGGGTGCGATTCCGATTGGAAAGACGACAACTCACGAATTCGCGAATGGTCCGACGGGGGACCGTTCGTCCACCGGGCCGACGAGAAATCCACATGCGTTGGGGTACATCGCAGGCGGGTCGAGCAGCGGTTCAGCGGCAGCGGTAGCCGCTGGCATCGTCCCGTTCGCCCTGGGTACCGACACCGGCGGTTCCGTGCGCATTCCGGCAGCATGTTGCGGAGTGGTCGGTGTTCGTCCGACTCAGGGTGCCATCGAGTCGAGCGGTGTCTATCCACTGGCGGAATCGATGGACACCGTCGGCGTTCTGGCCGGTGCAGTTGCTGACGCCCGCGCTGTGCTGTCGGCGTTGATCGACGGCTTTACGGCTCGCACTGAGATGACTGCCGTCGCGCGTGTCGGTTGGCTGTCGCCGCAGGCCTTTCATCCCGCGCAGGACTCGGTCGTCAGATCAACGCGGGATCTGGTCGCATCGTTGGTCACCGACGAAGTGGATCTTCCCGGTGCTGACGAGCTACTGCACACTTACCGTGTCATTCAGGGGCGCGAGGCTCACGGCGTTCACGCCGAGCGGCTCGACAGTGCACCTGAGCTGTACGGCTCGGAGGTTCGCGCGCGTCTGGAGATGGGCGGCGCGTATACGAACGCGCAACTGTCCCAGGCACTCTCTGTCCGTGAACAAGTACGTGTACGCGCCGCTCAACTGCTGGCGACGGTCGACTTCCTGGTACTGCCGACGATTCCGTTCTCGGTGCCGGCGCTGTTCAGCCGTAGGGCGATCATCGGCGATCGAGAGGTCGATGTCCCTGCTGGCTTGCTTGCGCTCACCGCACCGTGGAGCCTTCTCGGTCTGCCGGCAGTGTCCATTCCGGCAGCCGATGTCGACGGTGTTCCTGTTGGACTCCAGATCGTTGGGCGTGCGCATGCCGAAGCCGAGCTCTTGTCGTTCGCCGCGCACCTGGAGACTCAGCGACCTGAACGTGGTTGAGACTTGAAGGACAACGAGATGAACAGTGCCGACGCGATCAAGACAATGCCGAACACCGTGAAGACGGTTGTGACTCCACCGATACCGAAGGTCGCACCCCCGGCGGCGGCACCCGCAGCGATACCAGACTGGACGCCGACAACAACGATTCCCCCGGCGCGTTCGGCTTTGTCCGGCACTGTGCGTGTGGCCCAGTTCGACCAAGCTACCGACACTCCGCCGAACGCGAGGCCCCAGAGAATAACCAGAGATATAGACAAGCCCTGAATTTCGGGTAGTAGTGCAAGACCGAGGGCAGCTATCCCGATCAAGAGGGGTGTCAGTGTCAACGTCAGACGCAGACTGTGTTCGATGAGCCATCCGGCGAGCAGTGTGCCTACGAGGTTCGCGACGCCGAAGGCGAACAACAGCACTGCCAGAGTGGACGACTCGACGTCGACGAGTGTTTCGAGCGCAGGGCGGATGTAGGTGAACAGTGCGTAGTGTCCGACGTGGACGAGCAGCATGCCGACAATTCCGATCGAAAATCCCGGGTGTGCGAGTACAGCCCACAGGGTTCTCAACTGCGCGGCTCCTTGCGGTCGCATCCGCGGCAACGCGAACAGTTGGAAGACGAAGGTCGCGAGCCCGAGGGCGGTCGTTGCCCAGAAGGCGCTACGCCACCCAGACAGTTCACCGAGATAGCTGCCGAGGGGAACAGCCACGATGGTCGCTACGGCTATACCGCTGAAAATGATGGACACGGCGCGAGGTACCAACGTTGGCGGTACGAGCCGCATCGCTGTAGCTGCCGCCATGCTCCAGAATCCACCCAACGCTATACCGAGCAAGATCCGCATCGCCAAGAGTGTCGCCATATTCGGTGCCAGGGCCGCAAACGCATTGGAGACGGTCATCAACCCCGTGAATCCCAGCAGAACGATTCGCCGATCTACTCTGTTGGTCAAGCTCGCCGTCAGAAGCCCGGAGAGCATTGCTGCTACAGCCGTGACTGTGACAGCCTGGCCCACCAACGCTTCCGAGACTCGCAGGTCATCGGCAATCGGGGTCAACAGACGCAGATTCCAGCACCGTACTCGACCTCCTCGATGACGATCAGATCAGTCGGTACCGAGCCGTCGCGGGACGGGGCGTTGTGCAGACGTTTCGGGATTCGCGCGAATATCTTTGAGCGGCACTAGGTCTCGCGAAGTGGTAGAGCACGGCCGCAGCGGGTGAATCCGAGTCGGACGCAAACTTCACGGACGTGACGAGGTCCGCGTCAGCCGTTCTTGTCTGCGGAACCGATCGAGCCCATTTCGACCGCGAACTCGGTGGCCATCCTCTTCGAAAGTGCCTGTGCCGCCGACAGGGGACGCACCATCACGGTGAAGTCGTCGATCAGGCCCTCGGAGTTCAGGTGGAGGATGTCGCAGCCGTGGATGGTCACGTCGTCGATGCGGGCCTCGAAAAACAGGACGTGATCACTGCCGCCGATGTCCTCGACGGTTCGGACGTAGCGGAAGTCCTCGAAGACGCGCGTGACGGCGCGCAGTATCGCCGCGGTCGTTTGTTTTCCGTGATACGGCTTGAAGGCAACGGGGGAGCTGAAGACGACGTCCTCGGCGAGGGTGGAGGCTATGGTCTCGTGGTCGTTGGCCTCGACGGCTTGTCGGAACAGTTGCACGCGTCATCTCCTGAGTGAGGCCGGGACCGGGGCGGCCCATGATCGAGTTGCTACCGGCGAACGATACACAACTTTGTGACTATCGATCAGGTTTTGCGGCGTTCAGCGCGCGCGGCGAGCACGTCGAGGACGCGGGCACCCCAGCGAAGCGACTCTTCCTCGAACATCCGTCCCCGCATCAGAGTGAGGTACGGGCCGATGCGATCGGCGGTCGCCAGGAAGTCGGTCTCGGTACGTCCGTCGAGCAGGCGGTGCGCCAATCTGTCGTACCGAGCGAGCTTGTCCCGCGAGAGCTGTATTCGTTCTCTGATCGCGTCGGTCATCGGCTCGAGGTCGCCGGCTTCGAGGGCGTGAATTGCCACCAGATGCTCGTCCCGAATGGCAGGGAGTTTCGACTTCCTGTGACTGACCAGGCGCAGTGCCGCCCAACCCTTGTCGGTGAGGCTGAACAGTTTCTTGTTGGGTCGGCCGTCCTGCTCGACGAGTCTCGCCGAGATCACCTCGTCTCGATCCATTCGGTCGAGCTCGCGGTAGAGCTGTTGGGGAGTGGCGGTCCAGAAGTTGGCGACGGTTGCGTCGAACGCTTTGGACAGGTCGTAACCCGACATCTCCCCGTCGACCAGCGCAGCGAGCACGGCATCACGTAGCGACATGATCCGGACAGTACCCGTCGCCAGGCGACTCAACGTCCTCGTAATAGTCAATTTGTTGTATATTAAACTTTCGCGAAAGGGAGTGGACTGAGTGAAGCAAGAGGATCAGGTGCGGTATGTAGCCCTCGGGGACAGTCAGACGGAGGGGCTGAACGACGGCGACGACACATCGGGCTTTCGTGGATGGGCCGATCGGCTCGCCGAGCACATGGCCGAGGGCGCGGACGGGGCTGTTTATGCCAACCTCGCGGTGCGTGGACGTAAGGCCGCGGAGGTCAGGGCCGAGCAGTTGCCGGCTGCTTTGGCGTTGAAGCCGACGGTCGCGTCCGTCGCTGCCGGGGTCAACGACATTTTGCGTCCGCAGTTCGATGCGCGGACCGTGGCAAGTGAAGTGGGCGCAATGTTCGCCGCGTTGAGGTCGGCCGACTGCACCGTGATCACCATGACGTTTCCGCGTCTTGCTCACCCGGTCCCCGGTAGGACGGTCATCGCGCGGCGTATGACCGAGCTGAACGCCGAAATCCGCAAGGTTGCAGAAGAATTCGGTGTCGTGGTGATCGACCTCGAGCGGCACGACGTGGCGTCGGATCCTCGGCTGTGGAGTTGGGACCGTCTGCATCTGAACGAGACGGGACACGCGCGGCTTGGCGCGGCCGCCGCCTACGCGCTCGGTCTGCCGGGTGCCACCGACGCATGGAATCACCCCCTGGCACCGCTGGCCCGGCCACGCCGGCTGTCGCGCGTTCGTGCCGACCTCACCTGGGCCGGGATGTTCCTCGCGCCGTGGTTGACTCGCCGAGTCCGCAGACGCTCGTCAGGCGACAGTCGCACAGCCAAGCGGCCGGAGCTGACCTCGGTACTCGGGTAGAGCCCGAATCAGAACGCCGGGCCGAGATCGGAATCTCTGCCGACCAAGGTGCGCCGCATCCAGCCGTACACCCTCTCGTCGTTGAGGAGGGTGAAGTGGTGCGCACTGTTGATCGCCAGACCGTCATCGGGCTGAAGTCCGATGTTGCGCAGTTTGTTCAGACCGCCTGCGCTGTCGGTGCGAACCAGCCCGTCGCCCACGAACACTCCGACCGGGTTACGCGGATTTCCGGTGACGACCGCGGATGCGTGGTGATGACGCACCTTGTCGGGGACCGAGATATCCATGGCTGCACCGACATCGAAGCTGTCGGCGTAGCGAGCATGGCCATCGTCGTCGGTGATGGATCCGTGGATCAGGTCGCGGATTCCGGCACTGCGACGCGCCAACAGATTGGCGAACGGCCGGGTCTCGGGCGCGAGCGCCATCGCGGCTGCGGCGACATGCACACCGTGAGCAAGTGGCGCACCCAGATGTGGTGTCCCGAGCGTGAATACGTCCGTCAGCAGGTCGACCCATCGGCGACCGCTCTCGGCTGCGTGGTGAGCGGCGCTGCGTGAGACCAGCCCACCCATGGAGTGTCCGACCAGTGTGACTCGGTGGACCCTGACGGGCCAGGCCGGTAGGAGCTGCTCGAGCAAGTCCGACAGGTCGGCACCGTTCGCCGCAATGCGCCGTCCGGTGTTATAGCGCAAAAAGATCGAGGTTGTTCCGGCTTCCGAATCCAACCGCTCCCCATACGTGGGCCGCCCACCGAGCCGCCAGGCCGATTCGGTTTCGACCAGCCCATGGAGGAACACCACGAGGTGCGCCCCTGCGGTGGGAAACCCCGCGGCCAGCGCGCGGTACTTCAGGGGGACAGGGCGTCCGTCGACGCGAATCGACATCGGATGGGCCAGGACCCGTGCTGTTTTCTCCATGTCGTCGCCGATGAGACCGTTCAGAACGGCGATGGTCTGCGCGCCGCGGCTGGTGTGTGAGGGTGCGCGCCGCGTGTCGTCCTCGGACATGTCGTCGCTTCGGGTCAGTGCGCCGACCGTCTTGGCTGCGCCGGTGCAGGCCGCCGCGATGCTCGCATACGTTCCGGCGGCGATGGCGTCGTGCATGAGCTGTGTCGGCAGGACGGAGGGGCCGATGCCGCGCCGCACGGCAGCGAACGTGCGTCGTGCGATGGCCGAGTGGACTGCGCGCACACCGCCCGCAGCCGAAGCCAACTCGCGCAGCGTGAGCTCGCCGAGCTCACCCAACTCTTGTGTGCGCTGAGATTTCTTCCCCACGAGTTTCAGTGTACGCATGTCCACTGAAACTGCTGTCGCTGCAGCAGGCCGGCTCAGTCCAGGCGGCCGACCACCGGGTTGAGCTCGGAGTTTGCGAGCCCGCCGGGCTCGATGCCGGGGAGGAACTCGCGCCACGTGCCGCTGATCAGAGTCGGCGACTCCACGACGCGGGTCCCGTCGGCGAAGTAGGTGGTGGCCAGTGCCCGCCGAGGCTGTGTCGTCCGGTTCGGTCCTGCGGTGTGAAAGCACAGCGCGGAGTGGAAGGACACGTCACCCACCGCGAACGGCTCGGACTCCACCGCGACATTGCGCGCGACGAAGCGCTGGGTGACTGCCTCGTCGTACGAGGTTCCTACCTTGTCGAATTTCAGGTCGGCGACCTCGCTCAGCACGTCCCGTCCGCGCGCGAAGGACAGTGGACCCATCCGGCCCGGAATGGCCGACATCGGCATCCAGGCGGTGACGGCGTCGGTGGTCTGCAACGGGAAGTGCTCGGCGTCGTGGTGCCACGGCGTACGTCCGCAGCCGGGCTCCTTGGACAGCGCATTGTCGTGATAGAGCCGAACACCGGGCACGTCGAGAAGAGCCGCGGCCAGACCGCCGATTCGGGGTGACAGCGCCACGGCACGCATCAGTTCGTCGTGGAGCCACATCTGCTCGAGCGCGGTGAACCGGCCGGCGACGTCGTCTCCGTGCTCGGCGCGCAGCAGCTCGTCGAGCCGCTCGGCGAGGCGTCGTACAACGGCAGGAGAGAACACCGCGGGCAGCCGCACGAAGGCGTTCCGCGCGAATGCGTCGACAGCGGCAGGGTCGAGATCGTAGGGCTCGGCGAGTTCACGCTCGACCTGTTCGTCCGTGGCAGCCCCGATGTTCGGCAGGCCAGGGCCGTCTACCAGTTCTGCGGGCGCCGCGTCGTTGGCGGCCAGGGTGACGTACCAGTCCCACCAGTCCTGATCGTTTCCCGCCCAGTCCTGGTCGATTCCGCCCTCGCGATTACGTTCGGGGAGAAGCTCATTGGTGGAAGGGTCGTTCAGAGCCACAGCAGCGCCGCCTCGTGCGAGAAAGTGTAGGAACCGGACGCGTCACGGCACGAAGCGAGGTAGTCGCCCAGCACGGGTGCCGCCTCCATCTCGTCGAGGGACACCGAGTCGTCGAAGGCGCACCGCTGCAGAAAGCCTTCGGCGACAGCGCGATCGGTCGTTCCGGTGGTGTACGAGACGCGCTGATCGCGCACCTCTGCACCCGCGCGGATCAGCGCGTCGCGCACCTGCTCGGCCGTCGTGTACGGCGTTGCTTCACGGACGCCGGTGCGGAAGGCGTCGTAGAACGCGATGTAGTGGGAGGCTTCCGTAGCCTGCGC from Rhodococcus sp. P1Y includes these protein-coding regions:
- a CDS encoding esterase/lipase family protein, whose translation is MGKKSQRTQELGELGELTLRELASAAGGVRAVHSAIARRTFAAVRRGIGPSVLPTQLMHDAIAAGTYASIAAACTGAAKTVGALTRSDDMSEDDTRRAPSHTSRGAQTIAVLNGLIGDDMEKTARVLAHPMSIRVDGRPVPLKYRALAAGFPTAGAHLVVFLHGLVETESAWRLGGRPTYGERLDSEAGTTSIFLRYNTGRRIAANGADLSDLLEQLLPAWPVRVHRVTLVGHSMGGLVSRSAAHHAAESGRRWVDLLTDVFTLGTPHLGAPLAHGVHVAAAAMALAPETRPFANLLARRSAGIRDLIHGSITDDDGHARYADSFDVGAAMDISVPDKVRHHHASAVVTGNPRNPVGVFVGDGLVRTDSAGGLNKLRNIGLQPDDGLAINSAHHFTLLNDERVYGWMRRTLVGRDSDLGPAF
- a CDS encoding phytanoyl-CoA dioxygenase family protein; this encodes MALNDPSTNELLPERNREGGIDQDWAGNDQDWWDWYVTLAANDAAPAELVDGPGLPNIGAATDEQVERELAEPYDLDPAAVDAFARNAFVRLPAVFSPAVVRRLAERLDELLRAEHGDDVAGRFTALEQMWLHDELMRAVALSPRIGGLAAALLDVPGVRLYHDNALSKEPGCGRTPWHHDAEHFPLQTTDAVTAWMPMSAIPGRMGPLSFARGRDVLSEVADLKFDKVGTSYDEAVTQRFVARNVAVESEPFAVGDVSFHSALCFHTAGPNRTTQPRRALATTYFADGTRVVESPTLISGTWREFLPGIEPGGLANSELNPVVGRLD